Below is a window of Salvelinus fontinalis isolate EN_2023a chromosome 14, ASM2944872v1, whole genome shotgun sequence DNA.
agtctacctgctgcccctaacagcagagtactggtccaatgctctaaccactagtctacctgctgcccctaacagcagagtactggcccaatgctctaaccactaggctacctgctgcccctaacaGCAgaatactggcccaatgctctaaccactaggctacctgctgctcctaacagcagagtactggatcaatgctctaaccactaggctacctgctgcccctaacaGCAgaatactggcccaatgctctaaccactaggctacctgctgcccctaacaGCAgaatactggcccaatgctctaaccactaggctacctgctgcccctaacaGCAtaatactggcccaatgctctaaccactaggctacctgctgcccctaacaGCAgaatactggcccaatgctctaaccactaggctacctgctgcccctaacaGCAgaatactggcccaatgctctaaccactaggctacctgctgcccctaacaGCAgaatactggcccaatgctctaaccactaggctacctgctgcccctaacagcagagtactggcccaatgctctaaccactagactacctgctgctcctaacagcagagtactggcccaatgctctaaccactaggctacctgctgcccctaacaGCAgaatactggcccaatgctctaaccactaggctacctgctgcccctaacaGCAgaatactggcccaatgctctaaccactagtctacctgctgcccttaacagcagagtactggcccaatgctctaaccactaggctacctgctgcccctaacagcagagtactggcccaatgctctaaccactaggctacctgctgctcctaacagcagagtactggcccaatgctctaaccactagtctacctgctgcccctaacagcagagtactggcccaatgctctaaccactaggctacctgctgctcctaacagcagagtactggcccaatgctctaaccactaggctacctgctgcccttaacagcagagtactggctcaatgctctaaccactaggctacctgctgctcctaacagcagagtactgtcccaatgctctaaccactagtctacctgctgcccttaacagcagagtactggcccaatgctctaaccactagactacctgctgcccttAACAGCACAGTAAAACTGATATCTGAACATGGTCGATGGAGTCAGAACTTTATGAACGTAATCAATCAGCTACAGCatctgctgtgttctctcagtctctttatttctctcatcAGCAAAACACAAACCTTTTTCTTTCCTCCTGTTTTGTAGATGGGCCTTCAAGAGTAGCTTTCTGCAGTGTTAGCTCATCCAGCGGCAGTCTTTCCTGTAAAGGCACGATTACAATAGAGATGTTAAAGGATGTGGCAGCAGGGAATCCTTACAAAATCCACAACTACTTGGATGACGAGTTCAAACCAAGGCCGACTGACGTCATTATGAAGGAAGTGGACAAAATGAGAGGCCGTACAATAAAATATGGCCTCCTTGGAAACAACTGCGAGCATTTTGTTACTTTCCTCCGTTATGGAAAATCAAAGTCCAAACAGGTAGCCATGACAGTATAAATGAGAGAATATTCTAATGAATGCTTTGCTTGATGAGATGCACTCCATATTAATGTTTATTTTTCTTTTTCCTTATAGGCAGATGACTTCATGAAGGATTTGTTAACTGGTACTGCAGGCCTGCTTGGTGTACtggctgctgttactgtttctaCAGCTGCTGCAGCAAGCACACTCAGTAAATAATTTTTTGGTTCTCTCATGAATCCATGGAGAATGTCAGTAATGCAAAATGTTGTTTATAGCCTAATGAATAAAGGACCATCTCAAAGACCAATGTGGTTGTTTGGTCATTTTTAATTCAAATCAAACAGAATATTAAATTAATATACTAGCCTTTATATTATTAaaacatggttatgggcttaacaaaagaagacacctgtaccatgtcagatacagttgaaatgtattccattttgaggttgcatcccaatattggactttatatacatcacacaagactgaaatataacaaaccgGTTGACATCAAAACAATGGATTTTCTGCAGTTTAAAACAATATATGTTTATTAGTTATTACATCATGAAAGATATGactaacattccacccatgaggccactagagggcgatgGACTGCAGGAAAAGCATCTATGGAGAATCCTCCCATACAGTTCATGTACATAATATATTCTATTATAATGTATTAGCCCCGTTTTTACTTTTAGGGACAGATTGCAGGACCCAGATTAAACCTACTCCTGGATTTAAAAGCATTGTTAATGGATAATCTCAATTGAAAGTGATTCTTAATCCAGGACTAGACTTAATCTGGGTCTGTGAAACCTGCACTTTAATGTTCTGAACTAGTTGAATGCATACAgtaagatacagttgaagtcggaagtttacatacacttagtaggttggagtcattaaaactcgtttttcaaccactccacaaatttcttgttaacaaactatagttttgacaagtcggtgaggacatatactttgtgcatgacaaaagtaatttttccaacaattgtttacagacagattatttcacttatcattcactgtatcacaaagtgggtcagaagtttacatacactaagttgactgtgcctttatacagcttggaaaattccagaatattatgtcatggctttagaagcttctgatagcctaattgacataatttgagtcaattggaggtgtacct
It encodes the following:
- the LOC129811159 gene encoding phospholipase A and acyltransferase 4-like — translated: MEIGDMIEINRGAYKHWALYIGNGEVIHVVIPDGPSRVAFCSVSSSSGSLSCKGTITIEMLKDVAAGNPYKIHNYLDDEFKPRPTDVIMKEVDKMRGRTIKYGLLGNNCEHFVTFLRYGKSKSKQADDFMKDLLTGTAGLLGVLAAVTVSTAAAASTLSK